accgatcgctacctgcacctgcccgcctgtccaacatcactactctggacggctctgacttagaatacgtggacaactacaaatacttaggtgtctggttagactgtaaactctccttccagactcacatcaaacaactccaatccaaagttaaatctagaattggtttcctattttgcaacaaagcatccttcactcatgctgccaaacatacccttgtaaaactgatgcagtctatcacagtgcaatccgttttgtcaccaaagccccatatactacacaccattgcgacctgtacgttctcgttggctggccctcgcttcatactcgtcgccaaacccactggctccatgtcatctacaagaccctgctaggtaaagtccccccttatctcagctcgctggtcaccatagcatctcccacctgtagcacacgctccagcaggtatatctctctagtcacccccaaaaccaattctttctttggccgcctctccttccagttctctgctgccaatgactggaacgaactacaaaaatcctgaagctggaaacacttatctccctcactaggtttaagcaccaactgtcagagcagctcacagattactgcacctgtacatagcccacctataatttagcccaaacaactacctctttccctactgtatttaatttattttgctcctttgcaccccattatttttatttctactttgcacattcttccattgcaaatctaccattccagtgttttacttgctatattgtatttactttgccaccatggcctttttttgcctttacctcccttatctcacctcatttgctcacatcgtatatagacttgtttatactgtattattgactgtatgtttgttttactccatgtgtaactctgtcgttgtctgttcacactgctatgctttatcttggccaggtcgcaattgtaaatgagaacttgttctcaacttgcctacctggttaaataaaggtgaaataaataaataaaaatatgatcACATTGGAGAAGCATGTAGAGCTGCTTTCTCAGACTCTGCTCGCTGCTGCTACCCTCTTCAAAAGATTAATGGTGTTCTAGCACCATACTTTCTGAAAAAGTTGGttgcagatgtgggtgaccagcgtttcagcctcctcctcagaTGTAAGTGTTTCTAAGTACCTGGGGGTTGTGATAAGGTGCATTAGTGACAACAAGCAGACAATTGTATCAACATTTCTTGGGCTTGTTGGAGGAGATGCCAAATCTATAGCCCGTGCTGTTGTGGCTTTCCTCGAAGTGTTGTCTTAAAGAGAATCTCCTGGGGATAGGGACTGACAATGCCTCTGGGATTAACAATGGGGTGCTGAAGGAGGAGTATGTCCTCAAATATTTGGTTCTTATTTGCTGTGTGCCACTCTCTGCagcttttttatttaactaggcaagtcagttaagaacacatttttattttcaatgacggcctaggaacagtgggttaactgcctgttcaggggcagaactacagatttgtaccttgtcagctcgggggtttgaacttgcaaccttccggttactagtccaacactctaaccactaggctaccctgccaccccagcttGCTTGCTTGTAGTCCTAAACAtatatttagggtgtttttttttactcactGTTTGTCTCTCCCACAACGtttatccctctctcctacagcatccatcacaattacatgcacatggtAAATTAAGAGATGgcgacttttaggacagccaatagctacttttcttactgaggagttggcaacactggcaGCCAACAAAGAAGACTGAACTGTGTCAATCTAGCACCCACATAATTGATTGTGTCTATTTAATTCTGCTACATTGAGTCCGATCACACAAATACACGTTTTGAAGTTTCGAccaatcaatattttttttaaactcaagaGTCCTTGTGCAAAGAGAATTACGTTTTGACATTTATTTAGTAGTTCCCTCTAATTGACATGCGTTTCCCCTACATTCTATAGCAGTGAGTGAACGCCCTATGTGTTGcgatgctaacgttagctagcaagcgaACTGGTATTGACAGTATGGGATAATGGAGAGTGAATAACATTTTCTTCACCTTGCAAAATGGCTAGCTTGGTAAAGCatttagtgttgtgtgcattgTGCTGCATTTACCACCCCATTCGGTTTGTCTGTGTGACTGCCTGGCTCAGTTAGCAAGCTAACGCTAGTGCACAGGTGCACAATATCAAACTGAACCTAACAAAAAAATCCTTCAAGCACACAATTTATTAGCTAGATGTAAAGACTTGCTTGAGAAAAGTGATGTATTATGCGGCTTTATTATTTTAGTTAGAACAATTCTGACATGTGGTGGATTACACTGGGAAAAGTGCATTTTTGTTATACTTCTGTTGGCTTCACGTATCGGTttgtgctctctgattggctcaaagtcaagttCTCGGCCACTGACGAGCATTGCGATTCTACAAGTAGAAGCGGCTGGTTTCGTCGGTACACACCAGGGGCGTCTTTTGTTCTAGCAAGAAAAGGAACGGCCTCCTACTTTGCTAAGTAACTAGTCAGATTTCTTGGTGTGCCTGCACCATTACAAAGAACGTTGCTGTTGTTAGCAGACTTTGCATCTGCGCTGTTCTTTAAGTAAAcatgtttttgtaaaaatgtttgtGGAAATTGTCATAAGTCGTCATTGTGCGTAGTTGTATGGTTtctttaactttgcaatcattggtttttgtttgacgTACATTTTTTATGTGAAAAATCAGTCTCTGTATcattctgttactgtggaattgcctaAATGTCAAAATGTCAACTAAATGCTCTCTGCTCTGCATGTCTGTCTTTACAGTGGGGAAGACATCACTTATCACCAGGTTTATGTATGACAGCTTTGACAATACCTATCAGGTACATTACCTCATCTCAAGTACAGTACTGGTTATTTATTGCATGTAAACTAATGCGTAATACTATTCTAAGCTCTTGGTTCTTTTGCTTGGGTGAAATGTTCTGTTTTTCTAACCTGATAGTAGCTTGCATAAAATCTGCTACAAAGCTGAAAAAGAATAAGGACACAAGGCCATCCCTTTTCTGCTTTTTGTTGAATGTAGTATGGTCGTGATGTTTGAGAATATTTTTTTGTTCGTCTTGCAGGCTACAATTGGCATAGACTTTTTATCGAAAACGATGTACCTGGAAGATCGTACGGTAAGTACCACTTTTGTTTCTGTCATTGCATCACTTGGAGCTTTTCATTTGAAACCATTTCACGTGTCCCTTGAGTTTGTGCCAATGCATAAACATTGTATATCCCTCTACATGCCACTGTCAAAAATGGGCTTAGGTAGTCAGCTTTTTATCTCATCCCTCATCTCATGCTTGTTTAGTATGGATGTTGAGGAACTATAATTTGCAGTTTAATTATCATTTTTCATGTAGCCAATCAAGTTTTCGTTCCTGCCATGATTCTGTTTTTAGTTCCATCatcattatgttttttttttttttttcctctgtccacccctcccctccatccccatgGCTGGGTTTCGAACTGTGTCCGCTCCTCGGTTTGTTGCGCGGTTGGCCACAGATTCGTCTCCAGCTGTGGGATACGGCCGGGCAGGAGCGGTTCCGCAGCCTCATCCCCAGCTACATCAGAGACTCAGCCGCTGCTGTGGTGGTTTATGACATAGCAAGTAGGTATCAAGTCCCTGCCCTTCTCTCAGTGGATGGAAGGGGAGAACGGGGCAAACAGTATTTCCACAGCTTGGCAACGTCACTGGACTGTAGCAATGAGTTGAACCAGACTTGCTTGTGGTCAGTGAGGAACCAGATCAGGAAATAGGTTATTGGCGCTTCAGGGCTTCCTTTCCCTGCAAATTCTATGCTACTCTCAAGTGAGTAGATGTTGTAGATGACTTTGTTAGTGCAATGTTTCCTCTACGTTTTTCCCAATAGGTGCAAATAGGCCTATAGAGGGGTATGATGGAACTCAAGCTCAGTACATCCAGTGGTGCTTGTGGAAATGTTGTCCCTAAAGGGGCTTTTCTAAGGAATAGGGAGAAGGCTAGCAGAGGTTACCAGCAATTTTTGGTTGACTTTAATTGCACCGAAAGCATTGATTTGGAACATTTGCCATCCGTAATAGGTCACTAAAAAGGATCAACATTGGGAACAGGTCATCTGCTAGCTGCATGGGGAAAGCTTTTCCTATTCCAGGATGCATGATCATTTTTCACCTCTGCTGCCTTGCTGTTCTCTTGCAACTCTTTTTATGTCAATCCTCTTCTTCATTTTCCCCTTTCCGTCTGTcccatttctcctcctcctccatcccaatCCCCAGGTCCGGCTTCAGCTCTGGGACACTGCTGGACAGGAGCGTTTCCGTAGCCTCATTCCCAGCTACATCCGCGACTCCACCATTGCTGTGGTGGTTTATGACATCACCAGTGAGTCAGAGCCTCCTGGCCTAGTTAGAGCTGTGCCCTCATCACTGTAGGGGTTGTGGGCCACTGGGACATTACATTGGGAAGGAGGTTGTCATCTTCTATAACACAGTAGCAAATCACAACAGCTTTCAGTGTATGAGTAGTGTTAACTATTATTGGAGGCTGTCAGTGTCACTATACCATGTAGGGACTTTAATGATGCAACTTCATGGGGATTAGGGAGTTTTCCCTTGTATTAACAGTGGCGTGGGGACTAATTCCTTTCTGTGCTTAAACTTAACTTACTGTTTACTTTTGCTTACTAACACCTGGCTACTCTACTGAAATCAACTGTACTTCCAATGAAGAGCAACGACTCTTCTGATTTGCAAATGTGTCTAACTTTATTAATAACCCTTTCACTGCAGAGTTCATACCTCACACGATATTTAAAGTGGTCATGCTCATTTTGTATGCGTTCCAAGTTGCTAATTTTCTTCCCCTCAGATCTCAATTCATTCCAGCAAACCTCAAAGTGGATTGATGacgtcagaacagagagaggaagtgatgttATTATCATGCTTGTGGGAAACAAAACAGACTTGGCTGATAAAaggtacattgtgtgtgtggcgAGCGTAGTTGGTGTGGTGGTAAACAGTAATGTGGTCCCTGAACTAAATGTCGACATATTTTGACAACCGTTGTATGTGTAAAGCCTTTgtcaaagcctggttcctccctcGTCCCTTGAATGTATATACATTTTCATATGTTTTCTGATTTTGATCTGTTGAACTCCATGCTGGAGTTACTCCATTTctgatatgtaactttcaaaatacagaaatcatccctgtAATATGCATCATacagggatgatttctgtattttgaaagtgacATCTTGAAACTTgagtgctgacaagcaaaactTTTTTGGACTACGTCAACAattgactaatgaaacaaataccaaaatataattttggtgtggagttttccttttttgtttttgtcaaattttaagttttatttatttattttgttccctCTCCCCGGTGTTTCCCCATGTCACTTTGATTTGGTGTCCACTCCCAACCCACTGCCAccaccctcccctcctgtccctccccctgGGACCATGGCAGACAAGTATCTGTTGAGGCTGCAGAGAGGAAAGCTCGTGAACTCAATGTCATGTACATAGAGACCAGTGCCAAGGCTGGCTATAACGTCAAACAGGTGGGTGTCCATCTACCACCAGCAGGTGTACAAACAGCCTCCAGAACTGCTCATTATGCTCTGCCTGCCTTAGGAAGAATAATTTGTGATGTACCACGTGGATTAGAGGTTTAATGTGGAACGAGTGATTGTACTGTTTGTGTCAAGCTGTTTGATCTTCTCAGCAAAGCTGCTTCCTCTCCTATCCCTTTGTTCCTCAGAGATGGGACCAAATAACCTCTTTCTAACCAAAAACTGGAATCTCTGAGCTCgttctttttttcctctctccatctctcccttccccctctgcctgtcctctttcatgtctgtctatctctccgtcCTCTCGGCGGTGGCCTGAGCAGACAGATCACCACGGAAGAGGGCGAGCAGAGAGCTAAGGAACTGAATG
This genomic stretch from Oncorhynchus tshawytscha isolate Ot180627B linkage group LG21, Otsh_v2.0, whole genome shotgun sequence harbors:
- the rab41 gene encoding ras-related protein Rab-41 isoform X4 — translated: MSTTTGGGEFGNPLRKFKLVFLGEQSVGKTSLITRFMYDSFDNTYQATIGIDFLSKTMYLEDRTVRLQLWDTAGQERFRSLIPSYIRDSTIAVVVYDITNLNSFQQTSKWIDDVRTERGSDVIIMLVGNKTDLADKRQITTEEGEQRAKELNVMFIETSAKTGYNVKQLFRRVAAALPGMDSTPEKSKEDMIDIKLEKPPEMAVTESSCSC
- the rab41 gene encoding ras-related protein Rab-41 isoform X1, producing MSTTTGGGEFGNPLRKFKLVFLGEQSVGKTSLITRFMYDSFDNTYQATIGIDFLSKTMYLEDRTIRLQLWDTAGQERFRSLIPSYIRDSAAAVVVYDIANLNSFQQTSKWIDDVRTERGSDVIIMLVGNKTDLADKRQVSVEAAERKARELNVMYIETSAKAGYNVKQLFRRVAAALPGMDSTPEKSKEDMIDIKLEKPPEMAVTESSCSC
- the rab41 gene encoding ras-related protein Rab-41 isoform X2 translates to MSTTTGGGEFGNPLRKFKLVFLGEQSVGKTSLITRFMYDSFDNTYQATIGIDFLSKTMYLEDRTVRLQLWDTAGQERFRSLIPSYIRDSTIAVVVYDITNLNSFQQTSKWIDDVRTERGSDVIIMLVGNKTDLADKRQVSVEAAERKARELNVMYIETSAKAGYNVKQLFRRVAAALPGMDSTPEKSKEDMIDIKLEKPPEMAVTESSCSC
- the rab41 gene encoding ras-related protein Rab-41 isoform X3, translated to MSTTTGGGEFGNPLRKFKLVFLGEQSVGKTSLITRFMYDSFDNTYQATIGIDFLSKTMYLEDRTIRLQLWDTAGQERFRSLIPSYIRDSAAAVVVYDIANLNSFQQTSKWIDDVRTERGSDVIIMLVGNKTDLADKRQITTEEGEQRAKELNVMFIETSAKTGYNVKQLFRRVAAALPGMDSTPEKSKEDMIDIKLEKPPEMAVTESSCSC